From a single Nothobranchius furzeri strain GRZ-AD chromosome 7, NfurGRZ-RIMD1, whole genome shotgun sequence genomic region:
- the cct4 gene encoding T-complex protein 1 subunit delta, which produces MPEAMAAPKASNGGRNKGGAYVDRDKPAQIRFSNISAAKAVADAIRTSLGPKGMDKMIQDEKGDVTITNDGATILKQMQVLHPAAKMLVELSKAQDIEAGDGTTSVVVIAGALLDACSKLLQKGIHPTIISESFQKAVDKGVEVLTDMSRPVELSDRETLLNSATTSLCSKVVSQYSSLLAPMSVDAVMRVIDPATATSVDLQDIKIIKKLGGTIDDCELVDGLVLTQKLANTGVTRVEKAKIGLIQFCLSPPKTDMDNQIVVSDYAQMDRVLREERAYILNLVKQVKKAGCNVLLIQKSILRDALSDLALHFLNKMKIMVVKDIEREDIEFICKTLGTKPIAHVDHFTPEMLGTAELAEEVHLDGSGKLVKITGCSSPGRTVSIVVRGSNKLVIEEAERSIHDALCVIRCLVKKRALIAGGGAPEIELAVRLAEYSRTLAGMEAYCVRAYADALEVIPSTLAENAGLNPISTVTELRNRHAHGDKMAGINVRKGGISNILEELVVQPLLVSISALTLATETVRSILKIDDVVNVR; this is translated from the exons ATGCCCGAAGCTATGGCGGCACCGAAAGCCTCAAACGGAGGCAGAAACAAAGGAGGGGCGTACGTGGACCGCGACAAACCGGCCCAGATTCGCTTCAGCAACATTTCTGCTGCCAAAG CTGTTGCTGACGCCATCAGAACGAGTCTGGGACCCAAAGGGATGGACAAGATG ATCCAGGATGAGAAAGGTGACGTGACCATCACCAACGATGGAGCCACCATCCTGAAGCAGATGCAGGTGCTCCACCCTGCAGCCAAGATG CTGGTGGAGCTGTCCAAAGCCCAGGACATCGAGGCTGGAGACGGCACCACCTCTGTTGTAGTGATTGCTGGAGCGCTGCTGGATGCCTGCTCCAAACTGCTGCAGAAAG GAATCCACCCCACCATCATCTCCGAGTCGTTCCAGAAGGCTGTGGATAAAGGCGTGGAGGTGCTTACTGACATGAGCCGGCCAGTAGAGCTGAGCGATCGCGAGACTCTTCTCAACAGCGCCACCACGTCGCTGTGCTCCAAGGTGGTGTCGCAGTACTCCAGCCTGCTGGCACCAATGAGCGTGGATGCCGTCATGCGGGTCATCGACCCCGCCACGGCCACTAGCGTCGACCTGCAGGACATCAAAATCATCAAGAAGCTGGG AGGGACCATCGATGACTGTGAGCTGGTGGACGGCCTGGTGCTGACCCAGAAGCTGGCCAACACTGGTGTGACCCGTGTAGAGAAGGCAAAGATTGGCCTCATCCAGTTCTGTTTGTCTCCTCCCAAAACGGAT ATGGACAACCAGATCGTGGTGTCGGACTACGCCCAGATGGACCGCGTTCTGCGGGAGGAGCGGGCTTACATTCTCAATCTGGTGAAGCAGGTCAAGAAAGCGGGCTGCAACGTGCTGCTCATCCAGAAGTCCATCCTCAG AGATGCACTAAGCGACCTCGCTCTGCACTTCCTCAACAAAATGAAGATCATGGTGGTGAAGGACATTGAGAGGGAGGACATTGAGTTCATCTGCAAG ACTCTCGGCACCAAGCCCATCGCCCACGTCGATCACTTCACTCCAGAGATGCTTGGCACAGCAGAGCTGGCGGAGGAGGTCCACCTAGACGGTTCTGGCAAACTGGTTAAG ATCACCGGCTGCAGCAGCCCCGGGAGAACGGTCAGCATTGTGGTCCGAGGCTCCAACAAGCTGGTGATCGAGGAGGCGGAGCGCTCCATCCACGACGCTCTGTGTGTGATCCGCTGCCTGGTCAAGAAGAG GGCTCTGATAGCTGGAGGCGGAGCTCCAGAGATCGAGCTGGCTGTCCGTCTGGCAGAGTACTCGCGAACCCTGGCTGGGATGGAGGCCTACTGTGTGCGGGCGTACGCCGACGCCCTGGAGGTGATCCCCTCAACGCTGGCTGAGAACGCAGGTCTGAACCCCATCTCCACGGTGACGGAGCTCAGGAACAGACATGCACATGGAGACAAGATGGCCGGCATCAACGTCCGCAAG GGAGGAATCTCCAAcatcctggaggagctggtggtgcAGCCTCTCCTGGTGTCCATCAGTGCTCTGACCCTAGCTACAGAGACGGTCCGCAGCATCCTCAAGATCGATGATGTG GTGAACGTCCGATAG